The following are encoded together in the Deinococcus soli (ex Cha et al. 2016) genome:
- a CDS encoding YqgE/AlgH family protein, giving the protein MSAPVTFLVASPHLRGSLFEGAVILLLEHDTKGAMGLIVNAPMTQSVQELMPELTGHPEVAWLGGPVDPTLGWCLYAQPVDMEGELRLVPGLTVSSSLDVLRAVERSGQPFMLVLGYAGWGAGQLTEEAREGTWVWVEQTTPELLWDVPAAERWQSALDRLGVDASRIVPGGAQA; this is encoded by the coding sequence ATGAGTGCGCCCGTGACGTTCCTGGTGGCCAGCCCGCACCTGCGGGGCAGCCTGTTCGAGGGCGCGGTGATCCTGCTGCTGGAGCACGACACGAAGGGCGCGATGGGCCTGATCGTGAACGCGCCCATGACCCAGAGTGTGCAGGAGCTGATGCCGGAACTCACGGGGCACCCGGAGGTCGCGTGGCTGGGCGGTCCGGTGGACCCGACGCTCGGCTGGTGCCTGTACGCGCAGCCGGTGGACATGGAGGGCGAGCTGCGCCTCGTGCCGGGCCTGACGGTGTCCAGCAGCCTGGATGTGCTGCGGGCGGTGGAGCGCAGCGGGCAGCCGTTCATGCTGGTGCTGGGGTATGCCGGGTGGGGTGCGGGCCAGCTGACCGAGGAGGCGCGTGAGGGGACGTGGGTGTGGGTGGAGCAGACCACGCCGGAGTTGCTGTGGGATGTGCCCGCAGCGGAGCGCTGGCAGTCGGCGCTGGACCGCCTGGGCGTGGACGCCTCGCGGATCGTGCCGGGCGGCGCACAGGCGTAG
- the ppk1 gene encoding polyphosphate kinase 1, producing the protein MTVPAEKSLPARSVSSRGRPRRKEEPGGGDVRTHSAVANPESPFLNRELSWLAFNERVLAEARDERNPPLERLKYAAICGSNLDEFFMVRVAGVHRQIAAGVNTPGPDGLLPRETLALVRERTQSMLREIERVTRKTLRDLNAAGVRFARVSDLGKRARAQLREHYLAEIQPVLTPLVVDPSHPFPYLSNLSLNLAVLLEGGDGEDPEFARVKVPVGVLPRAVCIADTILLLEDVIAAHIGELFKGRTVLAAHAFRVTRNTDYEFEEEEAEDLLATIEDGLRRRRFGSAVRLEVMRDTPPGITAFLQERLRLAPEDIFLLEGPLGSADLMGLPVKRPDLSFPEFAPAVPDLDGDEDSGIFDTLRDGDVLLHHPYDGFTNILDFLEEASRDPQVLAIKQTLYRTGDDPRLLAALRTAAENGKQVVALIELKARFDEQRNISWARKLERAGAHVVYGVAGLKTHAKVTMIVRREEGGLRRYVHIGTGNYNAKTARLYTDLSLLSANPDLGADVAELFNHLTGYAEAEYTHLLVAPDTARTGFEALLDREAAHARDGLDAWVRVKVNQLTDPGMVEALCRAAQAGVRVELIIRGVCCLRPGVPGLSQNVRVRSLLGRYLEHARVYAFGNGGSPEVYFGSADWMSRNLDRRVEVIAPVLDDRHREAFLSVLDTEWADTRGSWELNADGEYMKIPGDFSAQGTFAAARHPL; encoded by the coding sequence ATGACTGTGCCTGCTGAAAAGTCCCTGCCTGCCCGTTCCGTTTCCTCTCGTGGCCGCCCGCGGCGGAAGGAGGAACCCGGAGGGGGCGACGTGCGGACCCACAGCGCGGTCGCCAACCCCGAGAGTCCGTTCCTGAACCGCGAGCTGTCGTGGCTGGCGTTTAACGAGCGGGTGCTGGCCGAGGCGCGTGACGAGCGCAACCCGCCGCTGGAGCGGCTGAAGTACGCGGCGATCTGCGGCAGTAACCTCGACGAGTTCTTCATGGTGCGCGTGGCGGGCGTGCACCGCCAGATCGCGGCGGGCGTGAACACGCCGGGCCCGGACGGTCTGCTCCCGCGGGAGACGCTGGCGCTCGTGCGGGAGCGGACGCAGAGCATGCTGCGCGAGATCGAACGGGTAACCCGGAAGACCCTGCGGGACCTGAACGCGGCGGGCGTGCGGTTCGCGCGGGTGTCAGACCTGGGCAAGCGGGCGCGGGCGCAGCTGCGCGAACATTACCTCGCGGAGATCCAGCCGGTGCTGACGCCGCTGGTCGTTGACCCCAGCCACCCGTTCCCGTACCTGAGCAACCTGAGCCTGAACCTCGCGGTACTGCTGGAGGGCGGCGACGGGGAGGACCCGGAGTTCGCGCGGGTGAAGGTGCCGGTGGGGGTGCTGCCGCGCGCGGTGTGCATCGCCGACACGATCCTGCTGCTGGAGGACGTGATCGCCGCGCACATCGGCGAGCTGTTCAAGGGCCGCACCGTGCTGGCCGCGCACGCGTTCCGCGTGACCCGCAACACCGACTACGAGTTCGAGGAGGAGGAGGCCGAGGACCTGCTCGCCACCATCGAGGACGGCCTGCGGCGGCGGCGCTTCGGGTCGGCGGTGCGGCTGGAGGTCATGCGCGACACCCCGCCGGGCATCACGGCCTTCCTGCAGGAGCGGCTGCGGCTCGCGCCGGAGGACATCTTCCTGCTCGAAGGCCCGCTCGGCTCGGCGGACCTGATGGGCCTGCCGGTAAAACGCCCGGACCTGAGCTTCCCGGAGTTCGCGCCCGCCGTGCCGGACCTCGACGGTGACGAGGACAGCGGCATCTTCGACACGCTGCGCGACGGCGACGTGCTGCTGCACCACCCGTACGACGGGTTCACGAACATCCTCGACTTCCTGGAGGAGGCCAGCCGCGACCCGCAGGTGCTGGCCATCAAGCAGACGCTGTATCGCACCGGGGACGATCCCCGCCTGCTCGCGGCGCTGCGCACGGCGGCGGAGAACGGCAAGCAGGTCGTGGCCCTGATCGAACTCAAGGCGCGCTTCGACGAGCAGCGCAACATCTCCTGGGCCCGCAAACTGGAGCGGGCCGGGGCGCACGTCGTGTACGGCGTGGCGGGCCTCAAGACGCACGCGAAGGTCACCATGATCGTCCGCCGTGAGGAGGGTGGCCTGCGCCGTTACGTGCACATCGGCACCGGGAACTACAACGCGAAGACCGCGCGGCTGTACACTGACCTGAGCCTGCTGTCCGCCAACCCGGATCTGGGCGCGGACGTCGCGGAACTGTTCAACCACCTGACCGGCTACGCCGAAGCTGAGTACACGCACCTGCTGGTCGCGCCGGACACCGCCCGCACGGGCTTCGAGGCGCTGCTGGACCGTGAGGCCGCGCACGCCCGCGACGGTCTGGACGCCTGGGTGCGCGTGAAGGTGAACCAGCTGACCGACCCCGGCATGGTTGAGGCGCTGTGCCGCGCCGCGCAGGCGGGCGTGCGGGTGGAGCTGATCATCCGTGGGGTGTGCTGCCTGCGCCCGGGCGTGCCGGGCCTGTCGCAGAACGTGCGGGTGCGCAGCCTGCTGGGCCGCTACCTGGAACACGCCCGCGTGTACGCCTTCGGGAACGGCGGCAGTCCCGAGGTGTACTTCGGCAGCGCCGACTGGATGAGCCGCAACCTGGATCGCCGCGTCGAGGTGATCGCGCCGGTGCTGGACGACCGCCACCGCGAGGCGTTCCTGAGCGTCCTGGATACCGAGTGGGCCGACACGCGCGGCTCGTGGGAACTGAATGCCGACGGCGAGTACATGAAGATCCCGGGGGATTTCAGCGCGCAGGGGACCTTCGCGGCGGCGCGGCACCCGCTGTAG